The segment CTAAGCCATCCCAGTCTCAGACTGTGtaactgagggtgaccttgaactcctgaccttcctgcctcttctcccatGAGTTAGGATTATATGCATCACGGTGCCCGgctcttttgttttaagatttattgttattttttgtgcatgggtgttttgtttgcatgtatgtacatgtgtgactattgcctgaagaggccaaaagaggggtTTGCTTAGGAGCTGGGAGCTGTACCtgggttctctacaagagcaatgtgtgctcctaactgctaagccactGCTCTAACTCCTGTTTTCTCCTATTTGTTTTTCTTGCATCTACACAGTCCTCAAAGTGctttcatttttgtatttttgttaacATTGttatgttgttgattttgttttgttttaagataaggtctttctatagcccaagctggcctcaactttctgtcctgcctcagcttctagaTTTCTGGGGGTCATTACAGGCGTGTATTGCCACATCTGgattttcttgttgtttgtttctttgctttttggacagggtctcactatatagatctggctggcctggaacttgctatatagaccagactggctttgaactcactgagatctgacTGCCtacgcctcccaagtgctggggaaaTGTGTACTCTACCTCATCCCACCCAGAtgcttttgagtttcatttgttttgttgctcactctgtgtgtgtgtgtgtgtgtgtgtgtgtgtgtgtgtgtgtgtgtgtgtgtgtgtgattggacTCTGAACCTCATACACTCTAAAGAAGTTCTATAGCACAGAACTACATTTCCAGGACACATCTgccccttttttgagacagggtttcacttaGTTACTGAAACTGTCCCTGAACTTGTTCTGTAACCTAGTCAGGCCTGGAactcaatccttctgcctcagtctctctaaGATTATAGGCTTCtgtaatcattttaatttttgaaacagtGAGTAGGATCAGCAGGGGAAAAGCACTTGTTGTTAAGACTGACCTCCTGATGCCTAGGAACCAACTCTTGTCCTCTGTTTgccacacatacaataaataaaatataaaattgtatataaaatataatttaaaatatttttaaaggcaatGAACAAAGTCCACAGTCCAGGCTCACCTCCAACTATTGAGCCTGAGTTGGCCTTCCACATGCTATGGCTACCCCCATGGGCCAGCATCTCTGCTTTAGTTCTTCCTAACCTCATAGAAAGGACACTGCCTACAAATAATTCGGAAGGAGTTCTTGTTCCTTAATATCATACTGCTAAGTTGAAGTGTTTCATGTTGGTGTAATAATTCtagatgtgtgtgtatctacTGTGTTGATCCATTGTTTTAGTGGATAATCAGGTAATGGTGATATCAGTTTTGATGGGCGTCATGAACTTGACTTTGGGACTCGTGGACAAAGTTTTCGTGACAGAAGTGTGTACGGCATTACAAAATTAGGAGGCACCGTGAAGCCAAGGTGGAGTATCCCGTTCTGTCATCTGTGTCATCTGTTATATGACATGGATATACTCCCTCTCAGCCTCAAGCTACCCTAGGGCTGACCTCCCCAGGTGGTCAGCCATCTTTAAGATGCCTCCTGGGTATTTCCAACCCTTGTTCTTAGTTCCCGTCAGGTTCCAGCAGACATCCTGTCCCCTATCCCAGTTAAGTCGTTGCCTGCTTTCACCTAGCGTTGATGGAATCTGACTAAAGGACTCATTTggcttggctgtgtgtgtgtgtgtgtgtgtgtgtgtgtgtgtgtgtgcttgaaagCTCATGCGTACAATGgcttaaaaattaacaaaaacaaaacaacaaacacaagaacacatttatttctctctcctgTGCAAAAGTCTTGGCAAATGGATGGGAATGTGAGCTTTCCCAGCTTCTTCCTCTACAGGAGGGGCCTTGCCCTCACGTTCGTGATGGTGTACCAGTGGTCCCCTCTACCTTGTAAACACAAGAACGGTCAGGCGGGAAGACCTTTGTTAGAATTTGCAGTGCTATTCCAGGACCTAGCTCAACCCTTGATTGTCTGAGATGGGGtttcaccatgtagaccaggctggcttagagCTTGTTATCCTGTCATGACATCCTGAATTCTGGTATAACAAGCATGAACTGACCAGTCCCCGAAACACAGGTGTCTTAGTTTTGTGGTTGACATAGAAATTTTGGAGGGCCAGGCATGTTGGGCCAAGTTTTGCTTCTTCTCGGTATGGTTTCCGATTGGGAGAAAGCTTCAGGCACCATGACCCCAGTGGGCAAACACATTGCAGCCAGTGCTTCAGGGCCTCCCCTGGGGTCTCagactctctgcctctgccacttggCTGTGAGCTTCTGTAGGAGATCGTGTGGTTGCCGCCGGAACTTCTGTTGTGTGAAGTAGAAGAGGATAGGGTCCAGAACGCTGTTAGCACTGGCGAAGGGCCGGGTGCCTTTGTAGGCTGCAGCGAAGGTCTCCAGTACCGGGCAAGAGACGCCGGGCGTGGAGCGCACAGCCAAGTAGGCTGTCTTGGTGATGTGGAAAGGCAGGAAGCTGATAACAAAGACAGCTGCTACCACGACAGCCATACGGGCCGCCTTGCTGCGACGCTCTTGGGCCACAGGACCTGCTGGGCCATCCTGGCGACACAGGCGGCGGGCCATGCGACAGTAGCAGGCCAGTAAGGCTGTGAAGGGAAGCAAGAAGCCGATGACCGTGAGGGCCATGCCATACGGCAGGTAGCGGGTGGACAGGATGGGTGGGCTCAGGTCGTAGCAGACAGTGCGGTTGCGCTGGATGCCCGTGGCGGCAAAGACTGCTGTGGGCAGGCACTGGGCTGTCACAACCAGCCAAACGACTCCACATACCACCCAAGCAGCACGGCGACCTCCACGCTTGTGCCAGGGGGCCAGGGGATGGCAGATGCCTAGGTATCGCTGGAAGCTAATGCAGGTGAGGAACAGGATGCTGCCGTGTAGGTTGGCATAGAAGAGGAAGCGTACCAGGCGGCAGGCAAGGTCTCCGAAGGGCCAGTGGTCCCCTCTGGCGTAGTTATAGATAAGTAGGGGCAGTGAACAGGCATACAGCAGGTCCGCCAGTGCCAAGTTCAGGGTGTACACAGCGGAACGGGTCAGGGTCCGGCGGGATGCGCATATCTGGGCGATGACACAGACGTTCAGTGGCAGGCCGACCACCAGCACCACTGAGTAAACTGGGGGTAGCAGCAGTCGCTTGAAATCCTCACGGTAGACGCAGGTGGTGGGCGGCAAGCCTGGAGCCTGGATGGTGCCATTGTCCCGCTCCATAACTGGCGGCCTGCTTTTCCTATGCTTGGAGAATCTGGGGAGGCAACACACAACCTCTCAGTGGTATGCTCACTGGCAACCCAGTTGGCCCTGCGCCTTGATCTCACTATCTGAACAAGTCCTGAACTATATCTTAGTCTCATCACCCCATAAAGATCCATGTGGATCCCATATCACGGAACTGTGTAATCCAGTGAGGCTCAAGCTTGAGAGAAATtcaagtctgttttttttttttttttttgagacagggtttctctgtgtagccccagctgtcctggaactcactctgtagaccaggctggcctggaattcacagagatcccctga is part of the Rattus norvegicus strain BN/NHsdMcwi chromosome 1, GRCr8, whole genome shotgun sequence genome and harbors:
- the P2ry6 gene encoding P2Y purinoceptor 6 — protein: MERDNGTIQAPGLPPTTCVYREDFKRLLLPPVYSVVLVVGLPLNVCVIAQICASRRTLTRSAVYTLNLALADLLYACSLPLLIYNYARGDHWPFGDLACRLVRFLFYANLHGSILFLTCISFQRYLGICHPLAPWHKRGGRRAAWVVCGVVWLVVTAQCLPTAVFAATGIQRNRTVCYDLSPPILSTRYLPYGMALTVIGFLLPFTALLACYCRMARRLCRQDGPAGPVAQERRSKAARMAVVVAAVFVISFLPFHITKTAYLAVRSTPGVSCPVLETFAAAYKGTRPFASANSVLDPILFYFTQQKFRRQPHDLLQKLTAKWQRQRV